One genomic window of Arthrobacter caoxuetaonis includes the following:
- a CDS encoding polymer-forming cytoskeletal protein, whose translation MRLPPTPRRAFSIVLAAILLVLAAGTGAFASSPASAPQSLPAAPYGENDGSGPQFYSGLTVDVRDDVSGDVYVSAQRITISGNVTGDIIAAGQTINITGNVDGNVRLAGQDVTISGEISRSGTIFASTVDITDSGSLGDDLVGAAGDIDIAGAVGRDVQVGVGDLTIDGAVGGNLTYTSNDDASIADGAVSGTVERITPQESDEPTQGELFVGWLLGLLYALVALSLITVLAGWLFPRLLHHVTDRLVPHPWKALLVGFVASIVVPFAVLLLLFTFVGAPLALAILLVWITLTLATFVFGAYYIGRLLFRGNQHPVVKALVGGVILIVALHIPWLNILVWLAMVFFGLGAQLLAIYDRRPWRRVSAPSRDAYGPGSGPENGPGYDGGQPPPPPVQPPPPVQ comes from the coding sequence ATGAGACTTCCTCCAACTCCACGGCGGGCGTTCTCCATAGTCCTGGCCGCCATTCTCCTGGTCCTGGCCGCAGGGACAGGCGCATTCGCTTCTTCCCCGGCTTCGGCCCCGCAGTCGCTGCCGGCTGCACCATATGGGGAGAACGACGGGTCAGGTCCACAGTTCTACAGCGGATTGACCGTCGATGTCCGGGATGACGTGTCCGGGGACGTGTACGTGTCCGCCCAGAGGATCACCATCTCCGGAAACGTCACGGGTGACATCATCGCAGCCGGCCAGACGATCAACATCACCGGAAATGTTGACGGTAACGTACGTCTCGCCGGGCAGGATGTGACCATCAGCGGGGAGATTTCGCGCAGCGGCACCATCTTCGCTTCGACGGTGGATATTACCGACAGCGGTTCCCTCGGAGATGATCTTGTGGGTGCCGCGGGTGACATCGACATAGCCGGTGCGGTGGGCCGTGATGTGCAGGTTGGTGTTGGAGACCTCACCATCGACGGGGCGGTTGGAGGCAATCTCACCTACACCTCCAACGACGACGCCAGCATCGCCGACGGCGCGGTCAGCGGCACCGTGGAGCGCATCACTCCGCAGGAATCCGACGAGCCAACGCAGGGAGAACTGTTCGTCGGCTGGTTGCTTGGCCTGCTCTACGCTCTGGTTGCGTTGAGCCTCATCACCGTCCTCGCGGGATGGCTTTTCCCCCGTTTGCTGCACCACGTCACCGACCGTCTTGTGCCGCACCCCTGGAAGGCGCTGCTTGTAGGCTTCGTGGCCTCGATCGTCGTCCCGTTTGCAGTCCTGCTTCTGCTGTTCACGTTCGTCGGCGCGCCCCTTGCGCTGGCAATCCTGCTGGTCTGGATTACGCTGACGCTCGCAACCTTCGTGTTCGGCGCCTACTACATTGGCCGGCTGCTGTTCCGCGGCAACCAGCATCCCGTGGTTAAGGCGCTCGTCGGCGGAGTGATCCTCATCGTCGCGCTGCATATTCCGTGGCTGAACATTCTGGTCTGGCTGGCCATGGTGTTCTTTGGCCTGGGTGCACAGCTCCTGGCGATCTACGACCGGCGGCCGTGGCGCCGGGTAAGCGCACCGTCGCGGGATGCCTACGGGCCGGGCTCGGGTCCGGAAAACGGGCCCGGGTACGACGGCGGACAGCCCCCGCCGCCCCCGGTGCAGCCGCCGCCCCCGGTGCAGTAA
- a CDS encoding NADPH-dependent F420 reductase, with translation MATLGIIGSGHIGSAVARLAVAADMNVVIANSRGPETLTDLVAELGPLARAGTVEEAANAGDAVVLAIPLKAVKDLPEGLLKDKIVLDSSNYYPFRDGSIDGLLDNSVTTSELMQRLTGARTVKVFNNILAAQIPALARPSGAADRSALPIAGDDEQAKTEAARIIDQLGFDTVDAGTLADSWRFEPETTAYGRLYFEDPNVPDEKMADAAPGATPVEQLKAALDGAARVNVAERRF, from the coding sequence ATGGCGACACTGGGAATCATCGGAAGCGGACACATTGGATCTGCCGTCGCTCGGCTTGCGGTTGCGGCGGACATGAACGTGGTCATCGCCAACTCGCGCGGGCCCGAGACACTCACGGACCTGGTTGCCGAGCTCGGCCCGCTGGCCCGGGCCGGGACGGTGGAGGAGGCAGCCAACGCGGGCGACGCCGTCGTGCTCGCCATTCCGCTCAAGGCGGTGAAGGACCTTCCGGAGGGACTCCTGAAAGACAAGATTGTCCTGGACAGCAGCAACTACTACCCCTTCCGCGACGGCAGCATCGACGGACTCCTTGACAACTCCGTCACCACCAGCGAGCTGATGCAGCGGCTCACCGGTGCCCGCACCGTGAAGGTTTTCAACAACATCCTGGCCGCGCAGATCCCTGCCCTGGCCCGCCCCAGCGGTGCTGCGGACCGCTCCGCCCTGCCGATCGCCGGTGACGATGAGCAGGCCAAGACTGAGGCCGCCCGGATCATCGACCAGCTGGGCTTCGATACCGTCGACGCCGGGACCCTGGCTGACAGCTGGCGGTTCGAGCCCGAGACCACTGCCTACGGCCGCCTGTACTTCGAGGACCCAAACGTCCCCGACGAAAAGATGGCCGACGCCGCGCCCGGTGCCACACCGGTGGAACAGCTGAAAGCAGCGCTCGACGGCGCCGCCCGGGTGAACGTGGCTGAGCGGCGGTTCTAG
- a CDS encoding NADPH-dependent F420 reductase has protein sequence MTLHPATDSLLPTVDPAPETLHVAVIGAGKAGTAVARSLLDAGYRVSVSASGDPARLELMIDFVTPGAEPKWTHDAVAEADLVILALPLHRLHTIDPALLAGRVVVDTMNYWPPVDGEIPAFRAGDRPSSEVVQDMFPGAAVVKTFSHTGYHHLEPDRRPAGHPERRGLAVAGNQPGAVALVSALVDRIGYDPVCVDSLAGTGFLQPGGPAFGARLTAAQLSELAGAAASAA, from the coding sequence ATGACCCTTCATCCGGCCACAGACTCCCTGCTGCCCACGGTCGACCCCGCTCCGGAAACCCTCCACGTTGCCGTGATCGGCGCGGGCAAGGCGGGCACTGCCGTTGCCCGTTCACTGCTCGACGCCGGCTACCGGGTTTCCGTCTCCGCCTCCGGCGATCCCGCCCGGCTGGAGCTGATGATCGACTTCGTGACCCCGGGTGCCGAGCCGAAATGGACGCACGACGCCGTCGCGGAAGCAGACCTGGTGATCCTTGCGCTGCCGCTGCACCGGCTGCACACCATTGATCCTGCCCTGCTGGCCGGCCGCGTGGTGGTGGACACCATGAACTACTGGCCGCCGGTGGACGGCGAAATCCCGGCGTTCCGAGCGGGGGACCGGCCGTCTTCCGAGGTGGTGCAGGACATGTTCCCCGGTGCCGCCGTCGTGAAGACCTTCAGCCACACCGGCTACCACCACCTGGAACCGGACCGCCGTCCGGCCGGGCACCCGGAGCGGCGGGGCCTTGCCGTAGCCGGGAACCAGCCTGGCGCCGTCGCTCTGGTCTCCGCGTTGGTGGACCGCATAGGCTACGACCCTGTCTGCGTGGACTCCCTGGCCGGCACCGGGTTCCTGCAGCCGGGCGGACCCGCGTTCGGCGCCCGGCTGACTGCCGCGCAGCTGAGCGAACTTGCCGGCGCCGCGGCTTCCGCCGCCTGA